Genomic DNA from Corylus avellana chromosome ca4, CavTom2PMs-1.0:
aatacaaatcaaataaatgatttcCATTTTAGAAGTAGCCGTTGCTGCatttatttttgattgatttggGTTTCCTTGTTGATGGTAGCCGTTGCTTGATATGTGGTTGCCTTGATTTGGGTTTTAGCCGTTGCTGTAGTTTCCTTAGAGAGAGTGGTTTCTTGTTGACCACATGTAGGTTCAATACAAGCCGGGGCTCACCAGGGGTTAGGTCACAAGAGCCTTCTGCAGAGCGATGATCTTTACCAGGTACGCAAggaaaattaccatttttttaattaatctttcattttttatttttttttgggtgtaatTTGGGTTCTGTTTTTGCAGTATATATTGGAGACTAGTGTGTACCCAAGAGAGCCTGAACCCATGAAGGAGTTGAGAGAGATGACAGCCAAGCATCCATGGTGAGATAGCTAACTAGCTAGGTTCATGATAATTAAGATTGTTTAAAAATTCTTCGTGGCTTAATTAGCAATATTATAATTAACAATGTTAATTTTCacgtgattttggtttgaattatAAAACAGGAACACCATGACCACCTCTGCTGATGAAAACCAGTTCTTGAACATGCTCCTCAAGCTCATCAATGCCAAGAAGACAATGGAGATTGGTGTCTACACTGGCTACTCCCTCCTTGCCACCGCCCTTGCTCTTCCCCAAGATGGGAAAGTGAGTATTTACAATAAACCCAGAGTTACTTAACTCATCTTTCCTGTGCGCTTAGATGAAGAGGTTCTGAGTTCAAAGCCTCATTCTATAGTttactttttaacatattttacgtGTTAAATAAAAGTTTGAGTTTGAAATCGCATGTTgagagagtgttaaaatattaatcgattaaaaagtttttggaataaatgatgattAACGCTTTCAAAGCTTAAAAACTAAACAACCCAAAAAATgaaagtataaataatattgcatttctttttgtCACAGATTTTGGCCATGGATGTCAATAGAGAAAACTACGAGCTTGGTCTACCTATCATTGAAAAAGCTGGTGTTGCACACAAGATCGACTTCAAAGAAGGCCCTGCTCTCCCAGTTCTTGACCAGTTGATTGAAGACGTAAAATTTTCACACCCATTACCttgtttttcctttaaactttcattgtttgggaaaaaaaaataataattaaattatttaattagtattctaacaattatttttataaaattttataaatctaaAATATGTGTCTTGATGAATGGTTGAACCACAGGACAAGAACCACGgtacatttgattttatattcGTGGACGCCGACAAGAACAACTACCTTAACTACCATAAGAGGTTGATTGAGCTTGTGAAGGTCGGGGGTTTGATCGGCTACGACAACACCCTATGGAACGGCTCTGTGGCGGCACCTGCCAATGCGCCACTCCCCGAATACCTCATTTATTATAGGCAGTTCGTGTTGGAGGTCAACAAGGCCCTCGCTGTGGACCCCAGGATTGAGATCTGCATGCTTTCTGTTGGTGATGGGATCACTCTCTGCCGTCGGATCAAATGACCGCCCAGACCAACACACAGATTCGAAGCACTGGAGTTTCATCGtttgttattttccttttttttttttttaaaaaaaaatctttttactAGTTTCCGTACTTGAGTATGAACGGTGAACGATTGACGAAGACCATATTTGGGTGGTGCAGATTTAATTTGCTGCCataatatatatgaagtatTTGTATTTCAATAACTCTGTATGGTCTACTTTTATGTACGAAATGCAAGTCTATGAAATAACACATATGTATGTGAAACT
This window encodes:
- the LOC132177206 gene encoding caffeoyl-CoA O-methyltransferase 5-like, translating into MDWAKFDRDAGSIQAGAHQGLGHKSLLQSDDLYQYILETSVYPREPEPMKELREMTAKHPWNTMTTSADENQFLNMLLKLINAKKTMEIGVYTGYSLLATALALPQDGKILAMDVNRENYELGLPIIEKAGVAHKIDFKEGPALPVLDQLIEDDKNHGTFDFIFVDADKNNYLNYHKRLIELVKVGGLIGYDNTLWNGSVAAPANAPLPEYLIYYRQFVLEVNKALAVDPRIEICMLSVGDGITLCRRIK